Within Primulina tabacum isolate GXHZ01 chromosome 5, ASM2559414v2, whole genome shotgun sequence, the genomic segment ATCGAATTCAAGCCTAAGATTGGTATGAAATTTGATAGTCTAGACGAGTCTTGGAAGTTTTGGGTTGAATATGGTGGGAAAACTGGATTTGGAGTTAGGAAGCATTATTTTAACAAGAACAAGAACACTGGATTTATAACTTCGTATAAATATATTTGTTGCAAGGAGGGTGTTCGTAAAAATGACAAAAGAGAATCATCGACACTCAATCCTCGGCTTGAGACTCGAACAAATTGTAAAGTAAGAATGAGTGTCACATTTGTGGATagtaaatataaaattaatgagTTTATCGAAGAGCATAATCACCCACTCCATATTCAAGAAACAGTTCATATATTGTCTTCCCAACGTAAAATTACAGAAGTTCAAGCCTATGAGATTGATTTGGCAGAGGATGTTGAGCTtaaacaaaaatcaaattttcagtTGATGAGTAAGCATGCAGGGAGAATAGATGGTCTTGGTTATACAATGTTGGATGCTAAAAATTATATTCGGTCCAAAAGACAAAGAAGTATGGTATATGGGGAAGTTGGTTGTCTGATGCGATATTTTCAACAACAATTATCTAAAAATCAATCATTTTACCATGctaatcagatggatgtggAGGAACAGATAACAAATGTTTTTTGGGCTGATGCGAGAATGCTAATCGACTATGAGTATTTTGGTGATGTTGTGTCACTAGATACCACGTATTGTACGAACCGTGCATACCGACCACTTGCTATCTTCTCAGGTTTCAATCATCATAGAGGAGCAGTGATTTTTGGTGCAGCACTTTTGTATGATGAGACTGCATCATCATTTAAATGGTTGTTCGAAACTTTTTTAGAGGCACACAAGCAAAAAAAGCCTCTCACTATCTTCACTGATCAGGATCAAGCTATGGCAAAGGCCTTACAGGATGTGATGCCTGAGGTATTTCATGGATTGTGCACATGgcatttgatgcaaaatggCATCAAACACTTGGGAAACTTGATGAAAGATGGTTCTCACTTCTTAACTGATTTTAAGAGATGCATGTATGGCATTGACGATGAGACCCGATTCGAGGAGGCTTGGAGTGTTGTACTTGTACAATATAATATTCAAGAAAACACATGGTTGCAATCCACTTACAATATAAAGGAGAAATGGGCAGCTTGTTACATTAACAAGGCTTTCACACTTGGTATGAGAAGCACACAACTCAGTGAAAGtgtcaattctgatatcaagaGTTGTATGAAACCCGACTTAGATATAATGCAATTTTTTAAGCACTTCGAACAGGTCTTGGAGGAAAAGCGGTACAATGAGCTAAGATGTGAATTTGAGACACGTCAAAAATTACCGAGATTAAAGCTAGAGAGTTCTCCTATGTTGCGTCAACTTTCTGAAATTTATACCCTCACTATCTTTCATCTATTTCAAGTAGAGTTTGTTTTGTTCGCAGCTGcttacataaaatataaaaatgaaacTCAACCATTATTTGAATATGTTGTCGGACGAATTGATAAAGAAGGAGAATGGAGGGTGACATTTAATCCTAGCACAAAGATGATTTCATGTAGTTGCCGAAAATTCGAGATGACTGGATTATTGTGTTGTCATGCTGTGAAAGTATATGATGTGCAGGACGTAAAAAAACTGCCAGAGCATTATATCTTGAATAGATGGACGAGAAAAGCTAGGAGTGGGGTGGTACACGATTGTATGGGCAATGAAGTCGAAGAAAATCCCAAACGAGAAAGTACAGAACGATATAGAAAACTTTGTATGATGCTCGTCAGACTGGCAACCGAAGCCTCCGTCCACCCATCAACTTTCTCTTTGGTGCATAATTCGGTATGTGATCTAACCAAGCAAGTCATGGAAATGCGTTTGACTGAAGTGAGCCAAGACAACAATAGTGGTGTCAGGACATCATCGATAGGACCTTCTATGATACAAGCAAAAGGATTCAAGAAAAGAAATGGTGTGAAAAAGTCAAGAAGGTTCAAGAGTTGGGTAGAACTTCAAGCAAAACGAATAAAAACAAATTTGAGAGTCGAGGTAAATTAACTAATATTAATacttttttgaaataaaaattatcTAGATTTCTTATTTTTACAATCATTGTAGGACATCGGAACACATGATGAATTACCCGTATCTTGTTCAGCACCTCCGGTACCTCATGCATGTCTTCAAACAACTGGAAGTCAATTCAATTTCACTGAATTATTAATGGTATGAACTTTAATGatatttagaaattttttagttggtaaaaattttaaaccaaaaaaatattaattcttatatggtaaaattgattttataatatttattcttatttaatgtaggcacaatttgatcatcctcACCATTCTCTTGAAGCCATGGATTTCAATGGAGATATATCCAATAATGCTCTTGAGTAGTTTTTTATTTAAAGAATAGCCGATTAACATTGTTAGTTGAAATGAAGTTTCAAAATGtatgaattatttattttttatggaaATGTGGTGTTGAATTTTAGTTTTTGATATTGCATGATGGAAAtgttctaaattttaatttaagcattaacatgttaatagttttatattgttaaaaattttgttcattggaaaaaaattaataatactcATCAAATTCGGAAAAAATTGATACAATTTTTCACatgtaaaaatttaatatagtaatttttaattgcaaaattattaatttaacataaaagaattaaaatgtttatattatttcataTAAAATTGTCCAATGTTTGTGGAAGATGGAAAAAAATGGAGGAAAATAGAAGGAAAACAAAAGAGAATAAGAgaggaaaaaaaagagaaaaaaaagaaaaattaaaaaaaaataaaaaaaattcaatgtgTGCTAAGCATCATGCTGTGAACAGTAGGCGATCCGGATCCGAGTTTATACATGTCCTCTATCTTGGATACAGAGATAACATTTGTGGCTAGTTTAGAACAAGTGGAATGACTAACCATGACCAGAGACGGATGTATTCTAGGGCTGGACTGGGCTGAAGTGCAGCCcacttttttaataatttagcgacggtttttcaaaaaccgtcgctattaaaCCGCCGCCGATGTGGATCGGCGACGGTTCTAATTACACCGTCGCTACTAGTGACGGTTTATTCAAACAGTCGCTAATAACAGTCGCTATTAGTGACTGTTTTttgaaaaatcgtcgctaatagcgacggttgtttcaaaaaccgtcgtacATCAATGTCTTAGTCCAATCAAGTCCCGTCCATTTACAAGGATGAGACCAAATTTATTCTCTGATCCGCCCCACCTCAATTCTACAAAATTTTTCTCCCAAGTCCCAAGCCCTTTAGCGACAGAATAGAATTGCGGACTCCCGAAGAAATCGAATTGCTCATCGGCAAGGCAACAATCCAGGTAAAAATCGgctatacattttttattttgttttttatagcTTCTCTGTgtgtgattttatgttttaaaatctcgTATGGCACAACTTCGTTGTACGatataatgtaaatttttttttaataatatataacttattATATTGACTTCAAGCCCCCCCAACTTTTATTCCTGGATCCGTCCCTGACCATGACTAAAAAACAACTACAAATATATAAAGGTTGCACAAGAAATTCTGAAGTTAACAGACATCTTCAAGTCCAAAGCCAACCAATAGTCACCTTGCCGCAACAATGAAAGTGAAGATTAATAAATAACCAAACACCACAAAGATGCCCAAATCCCCACACGGATTCCACATAAACAAAGATACTTCGCAAGTCAATCAAGGCCATCAAACTACTTCACAACCCGAAAAATTAATGATCAAATATACCATGGTATCAAACTCTTCGCAAGAGCCGGGCACAAGCAAAAGAAAACAAGGTAAACAAAAATGCATAAAATGAAACGATTGTGGCATGTGAACAAAAGAATAGAGATTCTAAATGATGGGGagtttgttacctttttctatACTATGAAAAATTATAGCATCTGTAGGGTATTTTGGCCTAATGGATTGGCATAaaacttgaaaaagttcaaggCAAGATGCAAAAGAATATATGGAGTGCACATGCAAATCCCAGAATGTTAATATGGGGGCGGATAATGAAGAGTACAATACAGAATCACAAATAAAGCAAGGCAACCAGAAACACTATATACGTCATTCTCATATATATGTCATGAAGGAAATCCAAAGCATATTAAGAAATGCAAACAAGAGCGGTGATGAAAGACTCTTTCAATCCTGACAATAACCAAACTTCAGTTACCAATTCCACTCCCCCAAGAATTCAAATAATTCAATACATGAATCTATATACATGTAATTCAGCATGAGAACACAAaattaaaagaaagaaaacaagaaaacAACATGTGGTAATGAGACATGAAAGTTAGCTTGGGGAGTTGTTTGGGTTGCTGACATATGAACAGTAGGGTTATTGGCCCAAGAAGGTGTTAATGAAAGCCCAAAAAATTAATGGGTAAAAGATTTTGAGCGGCTAATTGGTTGAAAGATCGACCAAGTCTCTGGACTCACACAACTTACCATGAAGGTCACGTCCAGCGACGTGAAACATGGGAAATCGTGGGAGAGAAGCACAAGGAGTGGACAAAATCACTCAAGCAGTGAATAAAAAGGGAATCAacataaacaaaaaaaacataCAACACATATCGCAGAACTATTGCAAACTCCCTGAATAATTTCATGGTCATAGTTcaatcatttttcattttttcgtTACATATTTGAGCATATTTCACAATTTCCATTGTTTCTCGTCAACTTTTATTATAGTTTCCATGTTTTGTAATTTCCCACTGATTTGAATATGCATACTcatattgtgattttattttttcaaattccGTTGTCGTTCTTTTTAATTTTGGCGTTGTATTTGTTTAGAAAATCAcaacaaactttcaaatttaatattCATTTCTCTTGAATGTATAAAAGTCGGATTTTTATCCTTTTTACACAAATCGGTACTTGTAAGCAAATGGCATGCCCACAATATCTACAAAAGTTGTGCAAACAATATACATGGGACAAACATTACTATATTGGAATACATACTTAAATCctaaattattttattcgaaCTCTCGCGAATAATTGCTCGTAATGGAAAATATTCCACTATTTGCTTAAAAAGTAGGTCTTCTGTGAGACGAgttaactctaccgatattcacaataaaaagtaatacccccaccgatattcacaataaaaagtaatactcttagcataaaaagtaatacttttttcatggatgacccaaataagagatccatctcataaaatacgactcgtgagaccgtctcacacaagtttttaccttgcTTAAAAGAACTAACTACCTATATAGTCCTCGTTTCTCTAGTTTCGTGTAAATTACACTTCTCACATTTTAATTTGTGCCCGAAAATATAAAGGCATAGTAATCTTAAGTCATTAAATCTCACGTGAGCAGCATGTGACTCTATCATCTCGAAATTAAAAGAAAACCGGCACAGAGaatgaaaaaattgaattttgtttGAACGGCTGTTTAAAAACTTGATCGCATGGTCTTTTATGACACTTTGTGTGTTGATGATGTGATAATTGTAATCCAAATTGTGATTTATCTATGAGTGTACTTGGCaaagatgaatttgaatccaTAAATATCGattagttttttgttttttgtttttttttttgttttaacaaTAGATCAATGTTAAGTCCACACTTTACTTATTCACAAATTTGTAATACAAAGTAGAAGAGATTTCGAATTATATCATTATTGAGTGAACTTGAAATTCATTCTTattaaaatgaaatattattatataacatataAGTGGTAGATTTGAAGTTTATAGTCTTAATTTTTTTACATCATCTTGCACTAATCGAAGGAGGCTCTCTGTCAAAGCTTTCTCGACGTTCGCTCGATCTACGACAAATTCTTGGACGTGAGAGAGAATTCGGGAGGTCATACGTGATGAATTAATCCTCAAGGTTGGTGATCGTTTAATTTGGCAGGTCTGACATGCTGTTCAAATGAGAAACGCCGTTAGGTGTTGCTAACAAAAGGTAACGACgataatatatcataaaatttcatgtaaTGTTTTCTTAATCGGACCAGCAATCGAATCAaactactttaaaataacagtgCAATGGTCGGATCGGTTAAACTACACGGTCGGACTGGAacattgttatattatataaaataataatataatatagtaaataatatattttcaattCTAAAAAACTTAAATCTGtgcataaataaaaaatatatattttaccaAAATTTTAGATTTAAACATCAACATTCATATAATCAAAATATCAAATGTAATTACATACATGTTTTAAACaagaaa encodes:
- the LOC142544166 gene encoding protein FAR1-RELATED SEQUENCE 5-like, which codes for MGLSWAINLRALDMGRKFGPDLDGFIPGLSNFLFDFVGFYFYVAIDLKQAKNFIDTFRFLMDYSSNIEFKPKIGMKFDSLDESWKFWVEYGGKTGFGVRKHYFNKNKNTGFITSYKYICCKEGVRKNDKRESSTLNPRLETRTNCKVRMSVTFVDSKYKINEFIEEHNHPLHIQETVHILSSQRKITEVQAYEIDLAEDVELKQKSNFQLMSKHAGRIDGLGYTMLDAKNYIRSKRQRSMVYGEVGCLMRYFQQQLSKNQSFYHANQMDVEEQITNVFWADARMLIDYEYFGDVVSLDTTYCTNRAYRPLAIFSGFNHHRGAVIFGAALLYDETASSFKWLFETFLEAHKQKKPLTIFTDQDQAMAKALQDVMPEVFHGLCTWHLMQNGIKHLGNLMKDGSHFLTDFKRCMYGIDDETRFEEAWSVVLVQYNIQENTWLQSTYNIKEKWAACYINKAFTLGMRSTQLSESVNSDIKSCMKPDLDIMQFFKHFEQVLEEKRYNELRCEFETRQKLPRLKLESSPMLRQLSEIYTLTIFHLFQVEFVLFAAAYIKYKNETQPLFEYVVGRIDKEGEWRVTFNPSTKMISCSCRKFEMTGLLCCHAVKVYDVQDVKKLPEHYILNRWTRKARSGVVHDCMGNEVEENPKRESTERYRKLCMMLVRLATEASVHPSTFSLVHNSVCDLTKQVMEMRLTEVSQDNNSGVRTSSIGPSMIQAKGFKKRNGVKKSRRFKSWVELQAKRIKTNLRVEDIGTHDELPVSCSAPPVPHACLQTTGSQFNFTELLMAQFDHPHHSLEAMDFNGDISNNALE